One stretch of Cygnus olor isolate bCygOlo1 chromosome 1, bCygOlo1.pri.v2, whole genome shotgun sequence DNA includes these proteins:
- the CRLF2 gene encoding cytokine receptor-like factor 2 has protein sequence MRPIFQACSVIFTLGNLMASQSQSGGQKDAISTKIINFNNEKMQITWAVGELFPGENVSFSYTFEEGKQKVWKPCPTYLLDQGYNSGCLFKTEGHTLAFSIMNSNGSEERFSKILKSDFYIKPSPPENVTFFWKDDTVTITCNKPERGVKCLRLELQYKSKFDNGWQSRTSKCCRVGEQGFDPRKCYSFRVRLKRLVPYCNVVNYSSDWEAETFWMNGTLLDSCDDDIKSQSNTVILLSCLLAVLLMIFILLILLCKWQRLQKSVMPTIPDPKYIFADLFNDHNGNFQEWIDKTDHAMVQTKLEYEEPECIIEEESQQKDMKNSNKQESREKIFSSSGAAGNYSPKAGQNACLMPTSNNTVSFSGFQNLMSDDTYVML, from the exons ATGAGACCCATCTTTCAAGCATGTTCTGTGATCTTCACACTGGGCAACCTGATGGCTTCTCAGTCGCAATCAGGTG GTCAGAAAGATGCCATCAGCACCAAAATAATCAATTTCAATAACGAGAAAATGCAGATCACGTGGGCAGTAGGAGAACTATTCCCTGGCGAAAACGTGTCATTTTCTTATAC ATTTGAAGAAGGCAAGCAGAAAGTTTGGAAGCCATGTCCCACTTATTTATTGGACCAAGGTTATAATTCTGGATGTCTTTTTAAGACAGAAGGACACACCCTTGCCTTCTCTATCATGAACAGCAATGGAAGTGAAGAGCgtttttctaaaatactaaaATCTGATTTCTATA taAAGCCCAGTCCACCAGAAAATGTGACCTTCTTCTGGAAAGATGACACTGTTACCATAACCTGTAATAAACCAGAGAGAGGTGTGAAGTGCTTGAGACTTGAGCTTCAGTACAAAAGCAAATTTGACAATGGGTGGCAA TCCAGAACTTCTAAGTGTTGCAGAGTTGGAGAGCAAGGCTTTGATCCAAGGAAATGCTATTCTTTCCGTGTCAGACTGAAGAGGCTAGTACCCTACTGCAACGTAGTTAATTACAGCAGTGACTgggaagcagaaacattttggaTGAATGGCACATTATTAG ATTCATGTGATGATGATATAAAATCTCAGTCAAACACAGTAATTCTTTTAAGTTGTTTGCTGGCAGTACTTCTAATGATATTTATCCTCTTGATTCTTCTGTGTAAATGGCAGAG acTTCAGAAGTCTGTCATGCCTACCATACCAGAtccaaaatacatatttgctGATCTCTTCAATGATCATAATGGAAACTTCCAG GAGTGGATAGACAAAACTGATCATGCAATGGTACAAACCAAGCTAGAATATGAAGAGCCAGAGTGCATCATTGAGGAGGAAAGCCAGCAAAAggacatgaagaacagcaaTAAGCAGGAATCTAGGGAAAAAATCTTCAGCTCTTCAGGAGCAGCTGGAAATTACAGTCCCAAAGCAGGCCAGAATGCCTGCCTGATGCCAACATCCAATAATACAGTTTCCTTTTCTGGCTTCCAGAATTTAATGAGTGATGACACATATGTAATGTTATAA